A window of Formosa sp. Hel1_31_208 contains these coding sequences:
- the bcp gene encoding thioredoxin-dependent thiol peroxidase, giving the protein MTQLKAGDQAPNFSAKDEQGNTISLADYKGKKLVIFFYPKASTPGCTAEACNLNDNYERFQAQGYEILGVSADSAKRQANFKNKYGFQYPLLADEDKAMIEAFGVWGPKKFMGKEYDGIHRTTFIIDENSIIEEVITKVKTKAHTAQILTE; this is encoded by the coding sequence ATGACACAATTAAAAGCAGGAGACCAAGCTCCAAATTTTTCAGCAAAAGATGAACAAGGAAACACTATTTCTTTAGCAGATTACAAGGGAAAAAAACTGGTTATTTTCTTTTATCCTAAGGCAAGTACCCCTGGTTGTACAGCAGAGGCATGTAATTTAAATGACAACTATGAGCGTTTTCAAGCACAAGGCTATGAGATATTAGGTGTAAGTGCCGATAGTGCAAAACGTCAAGCTAATTTTAAAAACAAATACGGATTTCAATATCCGCTATTAGCAGATGAAGACAAGGCTATGATAGAAGCATTTGGTGTCTGGGGACCGAAGAAATTTATGGGAAAAGAATACGACGGTATTCACAGAACAACTTTTATTATTGATGAAAACAGCATTATTGAAGAGGTAATAACTAAGGTAAAAACAAAAGCGCATACAGCTCAAATACTTACTGAGTGA
- the uvrA gene encoding excinuclease ABC subunit UvrA, producing MNSNILDLNPKENIIIKGAKLHNLKNIDVVIPRNKLVVITGLSGSGKSTLAFDTLYAEGQRRYVESLSSYARQFLGRLNKPKVDIIKGIAPAIAIEQKVNSTNPRSTVGTTTEIYDYLKLLFARIGKTYSPISGKLVKKHRTKDVLELVKSFNDREKLLLLSPIHLEEGRTMEDKLNVLKQQGYARVQRNETVVRIEEALEQNLKTDIYLVVDRIIVKHEEDFYNRLADAIETAFFEGKGTCVIESLSDQKRTEFNNRFELDGMTFLEPNPHLFSFNNPYGACPKCEGYGDVIGIDLDLVIPNTGLSIYENAIFPWRGESMSWYRDQLVNNSHKFDFPIHKPFFELTKEQKQLIWEGNQYFEGLNSFFTELESKAYKIQNRVMLSRYRGKTKCNVCNGKRLREEVNYIKVSTVTITDLVEMPLIKLTSFFKQLELDTHDTTIANRLLKEINNRLSFLGNVGLDYLTLNRKSNTLSGGESQRINLATSLGSSLVGSMYILDEPSIGLHPKDTEKLIQVLKALRDLGNTVIVVEHDEDIMKAADEIIDIGPEAGTFGGEVVATGTFKEILKSTSLTAQYLNKTLEIEVPKQRRTSKYQIDILGAREHNLQNIDVTFPLEMLTVVTGVSGSGKSTLVKKILFPAIQKQLTGFGDKPGQYTELKGNFKNIKQIEFVDQNPIGRSSRSNPVTYIKAYDDIRALFSNQKLSKIRNYQAKHFSFNVDGGRCETCKGDGEVTIEMQFMADVHLTCEVCNGKRFKKDVLEVAFEGKNIDDILKMTIDDAIDFFEKHMVTKIKNKLQPLQDVGLGYVALGQSSSTLSGGEAQRIKLATFLGKGSKSDNALFIFDEPTTGLHFHDIQKLLTSFQALIAKGHSIIVIEHNLELIKCADYIIDLGPEGGSRGGQLIAQGTPEDIVKNKNSITGEFLKDKL from the coding sequence ATGAACAGTAACATTCTAGACCTTAATCCGAAGGAAAATATCATTATTAAAGGAGCAAAATTGCATAACCTTAAAAATATTGATGTTGTTATTCCAAGAAATAAACTCGTAGTGATTACAGGTTTGTCAGGTTCAGGGAAGTCTACTTTAGCATTTGACACCTTGTATGCCGAAGGTCAGAGACGTTATGTAGAAAGTTTATCGAGTTATGCTCGTCAGTTTTTAGGTCGGCTCAATAAACCTAAAGTGGACATCATTAAAGGTATTGCTCCTGCCATTGCTATTGAACAAAAGGTCAATAGTACTAATCCAAGATCTACGGTAGGTACAACAACTGAAATCTACGATTACCTTAAGTTACTATTTGCGAGAATTGGTAAAACCTACTCTCCTATTTCTGGAAAATTAGTTAAAAAACATCGCACAAAAGATGTTCTAGAATTGGTGAAGTCTTTTAATGATCGTGAAAAATTACTCCTCCTATCTCCTATTCATTTAGAAGAAGGGCGAACCATGGAAGACAAACTTAATGTTTTGAAACAACAAGGTTATGCTAGGGTTCAGCGCAACGAAACAGTAGTTCGTATTGAAGAAGCACTAGAGCAAAACCTTAAAACAGATATCTACTTAGTCGTAGATCGAATTATTGTAAAACACGAAGAAGATTTTTATAACCGATTAGCGGATGCCATAGAAACAGCTTTTTTTGAAGGTAAAGGGACTTGTGTCATTGAATCGTTATCAGACCAAAAACGTACAGAATTTAATAATCGATTCGAACTAGATGGAATGACCTTTTTGGAGCCTAATCCTCATTTATTCAGTTTTAATAACCCATATGGGGCGTGTCCTAAATGCGAAGGTTATGGCGATGTTATAGGTATCGATTTAGATTTAGTTATTCCAAATACAGGGTTATCCATATATGAAAATGCTATTTTCCCTTGGAGAGGTGAAAGTATGAGTTGGTATCGAGACCAATTGGTTAATAACTCACATAAGTTTGATTTCCCTATTCACAAACCGTTCTTTGAACTTACCAAAGAACAAAAACAGTTGATTTGGGAGGGTAATCAATATTTTGAAGGTTTGAATTCATTTTTTACTGAATTAGAATCGAAAGCCTATAAAATCCAAAATCGCGTCATGTTATCGCGTTATCGCGGAAAGACAAAATGTAATGTCTGTAATGGAAAGCGTTTACGTGAAGAGGTTAATTATATTAAAGTCAGTACTGTTACGATTACCGATTTAGTAGAAATGCCTTTAATAAAGTTGACTAGTTTCTTCAAACAATTAGAACTGGACACTCATGATACTACCATTGCCAATCGTTTATTAAAAGAAATCAATAACCGATTATCATTTTTAGGTAATGTTGGTTTAGACTACCTCACGTTAAACCGGAAATCTAATACTTTATCCGGTGGTGAAAGTCAGCGTATCAATCTTGCGACCTCTCTAGGAAGTAGTTTGGTTGGATCAATGTACATATTAGATGAACCGAGTATTGGATTGCATCCAAAAGACACTGAAAAACTGATCCAAGTGTTAAAAGCCCTTCGGGATTTAGGAAATACTGTCATTGTTGTAGAACACGATGAAGATATTATGAAAGCGGCCGATGAAATCATTGATATTGGTCCTGAAGCAGGTACTTTTGGCGGTGAAGTTGTGGCTACTGGGACATTTAAAGAGATTTTGAAATCAACGTCTTTAACTGCACAATATCTAAACAAAACATTAGAAATAGAAGTTCCTAAACAAAGAAGAACATCCAAATACCAAATTGATATTTTGGGTGCAAGAGAGCACAATCTTCAAAATATAGATGTAACCTTTCCATTGGAAATGCTTACAGTAGTGACAGGAGTTTCAGGGAGTGGAAAAAGCACCTTGGTAAAAAAGATCTTATTTCCGGCAATCCAAAAACAACTTACCGGATTTGGAGACAAGCCGGGTCAATACACAGAACTTAAAGGCAATTTTAAAAACATCAAGCAAATTGAGTTTGTAGATCAGAATCCCATAGGTCGTTCGTCTCGCTCCAATCCTGTGACTTACATCAAAGCTTATGATGACATTAGAGCCTTATTTTCTAATCAGAAATTGAGTAAAATTCGAAATTATCAAGCCAAACATTTTAGTTTTAATGTAGATGGTGGTCGCTGTGAAACCTGCAAAGGTGATGGTGAGGTGACAATCGAAATGCAATTCATGGCCGATGTACATCTGACTTGTGAAGTTTGCAATGGAAAGCGCTTTAAAAAAGATGTTTTGGAAGTTGCTTTTGAAGGAAAAAATATTGATGATATTTTAAAAATGACTATCGATGATGCCATTGACTTCTTTGAGAAACATATGGTTACAAAAATTAAAAACAAACTACAACCTTTGCAAGATGTCGGTTTAGGCTATGTCGCTCTAGGGCAAAGTTCGTCTACACTATCAGGAGGTGAAGCACAGCGAATTAAACTAGCTACTTTCCTAGGAAAAGGATCAAAAAGTGACAATGCACTCTTCATTTTTGACGAACCAACCACTGGTTTGCACTTTCATGATATCCAAAAACTACTCACATCATTTCAAGCACTTATCGCAAAAGGTCACTCAATAATTGTAATTGAACATAATCTTGAACTCATTAAATGCGCCGATTATATCATAGACTTAGGCCCTGAAGGAGGCAGTCGTGGCGGACAACTTATTGCGCAAGGGACTCCAGAGGATATTGTTAAAAATAAAAACTCTATTACAGGTGAATTTTTAAAGGATAAACTTTAA
- a CDS encoding MBL fold metallo-hydrolase produces MKITFLGTGTSQGIPVIGSDHPVCLSKNPKDKRLRVSILVEWDDFTYVVDCGPDFRQQMLRAQVTKIDGVIFTHEHADHTAGLDDIRPFYFRQGDIPFYAHKRVLGELEKRFNYIFTTENKYPGVPSVIQHEIKNEAFTLGNLQVLPINGYHHKLQVFGFRFNQFAYLTDMKTVASEEIEKLKGVKVLVINALREKEHISHFNLSEALEFIHKIQPEKAYLTHISHYLGFHDIVQQTLPKNVYLAYDNLQIEL; encoded by the coding sequence TTGAAAATTACATTTTTAGGGACAGGTACATCACAGGGAATTCCAGTTATAGGAAGTGATCACCCTGTATGTTTGAGTAAGAATCCAAAAGACAAGCGTTTACGCGTTTCGATTTTAGTTGAATGGGACGATTTTACCTATGTTGTCGATTGTGGGCCAGATTTTAGGCAACAGATGCTAAGAGCCCAAGTGACTAAGATTGATGGTGTTATTTTCACACACGAGCATGCAGATCACACGGCAGGACTTGATGATATTCGTCCGTTTTATTTTCGACAAGGCGATATCCCTTTTTATGCTCATAAACGCGTACTTGGGGAATTAGAAAAACGCTTCAATTATATTTTTACTACGGAAAACAAATATCCAGGGGTTCCAAGTGTTATTCAACATGAGATTAAAAATGAGGCATTTACCCTCGGAAACTTGCAAGTCCTTCCAATTAATGGCTACCATCATAAACTTCAAGTATTTGGGTTTAGGTTCAATCAGTTTGCGTATTTAACTGATATGAAAACAGTTGCTTCAGAAGAAATAGAAAAGCTCAAAGGTGTTAAAGTGTTAGTTATTAATGCTTTGCGTGAAAAAGAACACATTTCACATTTTAATCTTTCAGAAGCTTTAGAATTTATTCATAAGATACAACCAGAGAAAGCCTATTTAACACATATCAGTCATTATTTAGGATTTCATGATATTGTACAACAAACATTGCCGAAGAACGTTTATTTAGCTTACGATAACTTACAAATAGAACTATAA
- a CDS encoding DUF4870 domain-containing protein — MENNAAEQGKTWAIVSYITLIGTLVAFFMNREERNPFVSFHVRQALGLGLTWYIFGYFIGGFDSWMITISFWVFFMALFLYGILGAATGKLYEVPVLGPFYQKLFGAIGQ; from the coding sequence ATGGAAAACAACGCAGCAGAACAAGGCAAAACTTGGGCGATTGTAAGTTATATCACACTTATTGGCACCTTAGTCGCTTTCTTTATGAATCGTGAAGAACGCAATCCGTTTGTATCCTTTCATGTAAGACAAGCTTTAGGATTAGGTTTAACCTGGTACATCTTCGGATATTTTATCGGAGGTTTTGACAGTTGGATGATCACCATTTCTTTTTGGGTATTTTTTATGGCCTTATTTTTATATGGAATTCTTGGTGCAGCCACAGGAAAATTATATGAAGTTCCGGTTTTAGGGCCTTTTTATCAAAAATTATTTGGAGCAATAGGACAATAA
- a CDS encoding alpha/beta hydrolase, producing the protein MTTSLYHLTRPSSLKDNAPLLIMCHGYGSDENDLFSFAQELPEELFIISLRAPYPMQPFGNAWYAINFDAQQNKWNDVEQAIESRDKISNFIDEACAKYPVDKNNVTLLGFSQGTILSYAVALTYPEKVKNIIALSGYVSEDMLPKNLKNTRFSHLDFYCSHGSVDQVIPVDWARKAPKFLDQLNIKHTYSEFPVGHGVAPQNFYELKSWLKKRI; encoded by the coding sequence ATGACCACATCTTTATATCATTTAACAAGACCTTCATCGTTAAAAGACAATGCACCATTACTTATTATGTGCCATGGTTATGGCAGTGATGAGAATGATTTGTTTTCCTTTGCTCAAGAATTACCCGAAGAGTTGTTTATCATATCCTTGAGAGCTCCTTACCCAATGCAACCTTTTGGAAATGCTTGGTATGCTATAAATTTCGATGCCCAACAAAACAAATGGAATGATGTCGAACAAGCCATTGAGTCTCGTGATAAAATCTCTAATTTTATTGACGAAGCATGCGCTAAATATCCTGTTGACAAGAACAATGTAACACTATTAGGGTTTAGTCAAGGTACCATTTTAAGTTATGCTGTGGCGCTCACCTATCCTGAAAAAGTAAAAAACATTATCGCACTGAGTGGTTATGTGAGTGAAGATATGCTGCCTAAAAATCTTAAGAATACTCGTTTTTCCCATTTAGATTTTTATTGTTCACATGGAAGTGTAGACCAAGTTATACCTGTAGATTGGGCTAGAAAAGCCCCTAAATTTTTAGACCAATTAAATATCAAACATACCTATTCGGAATTTCCTGTTGGTCATGGTGTTGCTCCTCAAAACTTTTATGAACTCAAGAGTTGGCTGAAAAAACGGATATAG
- a CDS encoding nicotinate-nucleotide adenylyltransferase, translating into MEITLKGDREFDAIPSLKTKCLRINLNENIYGTFAEIGAGQETVRQFFRAGGASGTIAKAMSAYDKAFSDAIYGIEDDKRYVTEARLRKMLDHEIDLVEQRLSREEHPNKMFFTYANTVATIDFAKKYKGHGWVGIKYQLDPNQGYNEIVLHLRFKENDARLQQETLGILGTNLIYGAFYKYNEPKKILRYLYDHLDKDQIEIDTINFAGPVFEDVDNRLMSLQLVKNGMTDAVMFAPDGNNVLPARVLYKKNILTLRGSFRPVTKVNMDMYKKSYDMFIKENKVDIDKTQVIFEITLSNLRAEGEIDEQDFMDRAKLLCSLGQTVLISNFQEYYKLVEYFSQYTKSRMGLAMGVNNLIDIFDEKYYRHLSGGILEAFGKLFFKDLRVYLYPMQNEDGSVTDSENLKVHPRMKELYKFFKYNGKVVDITEYDDSILSVFSRKVLKMIANGEDGWESMLPEGVAKLIKEKSLFGCETEQVHLKD; encoded by the coding sequence ATGGAAATAACCTTAAAAGGAGATAGAGAGTTTGATGCGATTCCTTCATTAAAAACCAAATGTTTACGCATTAACCTCAATGAGAACATCTACGGGACGTTCGCTGAAATTGGTGCTGGGCAAGAAACTGTGCGTCAATTCTTTAGAGCTGGTGGTGCTTCAGGAACAATAGCGAAAGCTATGTCTGCCTATGATAAGGCCTTTAGTGATGCTATTTATGGTATTGAAGATGATAAGCGCTATGTAACCGAAGCTCGACTGCGAAAAATGCTTGATCATGAAATTGATCTAGTTGAACAGAGACTCTCTAGAGAAGAACACCCCAACAAAATGTTCTTCACCTATGCCAATACCGTTGCTACAATTGATTTTGCGAAAAAGTATAAAGGACATGGATGGGTTGGTATTAAATATCAATTAGATCCGAACCAAGGATATAATGAAATCGTATTACACCTTCGTTTTAAGGAAAATGATGCTAGACTACAACAAGAAACATTGGGTATTTTAGGAACAAACCTAATTTATGGTGCGTTTTATAAATATAACGAACCGAAAAAAATATTACGTTATCTCTATGATCATTTAGATAAAGATCAAATTGAAATTGATACAATTAACTTTGCTGGTCCTGTTTTTGAAGATGTAGATAATCGTTTAATGAGTTTACAACTAGTGAAAAACGGAATGACAGATGCCGTTATGTTCGCCCCAGATGGCAATAATGTATTACCCGCACGAGTACTTTACAAAAAAAACATTCTTACACTGCGTGGGAGTTTCAGACCAGTAACCAAAGTAAATATGGATATGTATAAGAAATCTTATGACATGTTCATTAAAGAAAACAAGGTCGATATTGACAAAACCCAAGTGATTTTCGAAATTACTTTATCTAATCTGAGAGCTGAAGGTGAAATTGACGAGCAAGATTTTATGGATCGCGCGAAACTGTTATGCTCCTTAGGACAAACCGTATTGATTTCTAATTTCCAAGAGTATTACAAATTAGTTGAATATTTCTCTCAGTATACAAAAAGCAGAATGGGTCTAGCTATGGGAGTTAATAACCTGATTGATATTTTTGATGAAAAGTATTATCGCCATTTAAGTGGTGGAATATTAGAAGCCTTTGGTAAATTATTCTTTAAAGATTTAAGGGTATATCTATATCCAATGCAGAATGAGGATGGATCTGTGACAGATAGCGAGAACTTAAAAGTTCACCCGAGAATGAAAGAACTCTATAAATTCTTTAAATACAATGGAAAAGTAGTTGATATCACCGAATATGATGATTCGATACTCTCGGTATTCTCTAGAAAAGTCTTAAAGATGATTGCTAATGGTGAAGATGGTTGGGAATCGATGTTACCAGAAGGTGTTGCAAAACTGATTAAAGAGAAAAGCCTCTTCGGATGTGAAACTGAACAGGTACATTTAAAAGATTAA
- the nth gene encoding endonuclease III codes for MTKQEKVEFVINTLKTLYPEIPIPLDHKDPYTLLIAVLLSAQSTDVRVNQITPLLFEKADNPYDMIKLSVEDIREIIKPVGLSPMKSKGIYGLSHILIDKHDGKVPQTYEDLEALPAVGHKTAAVVLSQAFGFPAFPVDTHIHRLMYRWNLSNGKNVVQTEKDAKRLFPKEIWNDLHLQIIWYGREYSPARGWDLEKDIITKTIGRATVLKEYYKKKVLKTNDSGLFQI; via the coding sequence ATGACTAAGCAAGAAAAGGTAGAATTTGTTATTAATACGTTAAAAACCTTATATCCTGAGATACCAATTCCTTTAGATCACAAAGACCCATATACCTTGCTTATTGCAGTGTTGTTATCGGCACAAAGCACCGATGTACGCGTTAATCAAATTACACCATTATTATTTGAAAAAGCCGACAATCCTTATGATATGATAAAACTTTCTGTAGAGGATATTCGGGAGATAATAAAACCTGTGGGGCTCTCACCTATGAAGAGTAAAGGAATTTATGGATTGTCCCATATTTTAATTGATAAGCACGATGGAAAAGTGCCTCAGACTTATGAAGACTTAGAAGCACTTCCTGCTGTTGGTCATAAAACGGCTGCGGTGGTATTATCACAGGCATTCGGTTTTCCAGCTTTTCCAGTTGATACGCACATTCACAGATTAATGTACCGATGGAATCTCAGTAATGGTAAAAACGTCGTGCAAACTGAAAAAGATGCCAAACGACTATTTCCAAAAGAAATATGGAACGATTTACATCTTCAAATTATTTGGTACGGCCGAGAATACTCTCCAGCACGTGGTTGGGATTTAGAAAAAGATATTATTACTAAAACTATTGGCAGAGCAACAGTCTTAAAAGAGTACTACAAAAAAAAAGTCCTGAAGACTAACGATTCAGGACTTTTTCAAATTTAG
- a CDS encoding hydrolase: MKQRIFMYLFIFTALLVVFQFVNSKNIIEDYDQKLTNYIAKNEQLKDSIRVIRDDQVANLYMFKFDTNDDAMTYWENRGYRISEFVPFIKDELMNLNVYDSEDHPLVPYASMTDNKMLIDQVRMLNHKWIISSFTDGTYWGEMLLSYDIEDRQDLKFKVIASILYQK; the protein is encoded by the coding sequence ATGAAACAAAGAATTTTTATGTACCTGTTTATTTTTACTGCATTACTTGTGGTATTTCAGTTCGTAAACTCTAAGAATATTATAGAAGATTATGATCAAAAACTCACAAATTATATAGCGAAAAATGAGCAACTTAAAGATTCTATTAGAGTTATACGAGATGATCAAGTGGCTAATTTGTACATGTTTAAATTTGACACAAATGATGATGCTATGACCTATTGGGAAAATAGGGGTTATCGCATATCAGAATTTGTTCCGTTTATAAAAGATGAATTAATGAATCTTAATGTCTATGATAGCGAAGATCATCCTTTGGTGCCTTATGCATCTATGACTGATAATAAGATGTTAATTGATCAGGTAAGAATGCTCAATCACAAATGGATTATTTCAAGTTTTACAGATGGAACTTATTGGGGCGAAATGCTATTGTCCTATGACATTGAAGACCGTCAAGATTTGAAGTTTAAGGTCATCGCATCGATATTGTATCAAAAGTAA
- a CDS encoding aspartyl/asparaginyl beta-hydroxylase domain-containing protein — MHDEYKALKARDFEYYNVIQLRGPAHVIDSSLPLPPPAEDYADGSWTDWLNADELNKSTYFKSIVDFFCKITKVTLVRLLRLAPHSEVREHTDPTMGIEVERSVIRLTIPIITSNEVTFYLNGVPVLMQPGECWYLKLTDPHRITNYGDTERVNLTIDMVPNDLLRQLIEDISQPKAF; from the coding sequence ATGCATGATGAATATAAAGCTCTTAAAGCGCGAGATTTTGAATATTATAATGTCATTCAGCTTAGGGGCCCTGCGCATGTAATTGATTCATCCCTACCATTGCCTCCTCCAGCGGAGGATTATGCAGATGGGTCTTGGACAGATTGGTTGAATGCTGATGAATTAAATAAATCGACATATTTTAAAAGTATTGTAGATTTTTTTTGTAAAATCACTAAAGTTACATTGGTAAGATTACTGCGATTAGCACCACATTCGGAAGTAAGAGAGCATACTGATCCTACAATGGGGATAGAAGTGGAGCGCTCGGTAATTCGTTTAACGATTCCAATAATTACTTCAAATGAGGTTACTTTTTATCTCAATGGAGTTCCTGTATTGATGCAGCCAGGAGAATGTTGGTATTTAAAACTAACAGATCCACATAGGATCACAAATTATGGAGATACAGAACGTGTAAATCTCACTATTGACATGGTTCCTAATGACTTATTACGTCAATTAATAGAAGATATTTCGCAACCCAAAGCTTTTTAA
- a CDS encoding RNA polymerase sigma factor → MRHELITDAVLVKNYMNGDESALSILIHRHKQKIYSFIYSKVFDRDITEDIFQDAFIKVIKNLKLGKYNEEGKFLPWVMRISHNLVIDHFRKNNRMPKFDNSGDFNIFSVLGDSSLNAEKRLIKDQVECDLRRLIEELPADQKEVLMMRMYRDMSFKEISDRTGVSINTALGRMRYALINLRKVIDKNNIILTN, encoded by the coding sequence ATGAGACACGAACTTATCACAGACGCTGTTTTAGTTAAGAACTACATGAATGGAGATGAAAGTGCCCTTTCAATTCTCATCCACAGACACAAACAGAAAATTTACAGTTTTATTTATTCAAAAGTCTTTGATAGAGATATCACTGAAGATATTTTTCAGGATGCCTTTATTAAGGTCATTAAGAACTTAAAACTTGGAAAATACAATGAAGAAGGTAAATTTTTACCTTGGGTAATGCGTATTTCTCATAATTTGGTGATTGATCATTTCCGAAAGAATAATCGTATGCCAAAATTTGATAATTCTGGTGATTTCAATATATTTTCTGTGTTAGGAGATTCATCTTTAAATGCTGAAAAACGATTAATTAAAGATCAGGTAGAATGTGATCTAAGACGTTTGATTGAAGAATTACCTGCAGATCAAAAAGAGGTCCTTATGATGCGTATGTATCGCGATATGAGTTTCAAGGAGATCTCTGATAGAACAGGTGTGAGCATTAATACTGCCTTAGGCAGAATGCGTTATGCACTCATAAATTTGAGGAAGGTAATAGACAAGAATAATATCATTTTAACAAATTGA
- a CDS encoding DUF3667 domain-containing protein: MANQSLQTTDESLQCQNCDKELKEHYDFCPHCGQKTNEELTISVLFYNTISNYFSFDARFLKSFLPLLLRPGYLAKKFLEGKRLLYLHPAQMYLFISVVFFFIISFSTRELVQEANKLNEKVVKSDAIQTELDSMKPTLDSVQMAKLMKPLKDNSEALGLKDEDFQITDSILKTQAANPKNLNTSWDFDKKKVDSLVAAGADKDIIYKEMGMSDDAGFIERRFFARMLNLTEGKGAGAVIQAFFDSIPISMFFLLPLFALILKIFYFNKGKYAHHLVFSFYYFSFLFTVFSILFAVNRFVYDIPDWVDWLIAISTYIYFFIALKRFYVQHWFLTWIKSGVITFVFLLFVIPTAAGLMLVFSFLTS, translated from the coding sequence ATGGCAAATCAATCTTTACAGACTACAGATGAATCTTTACAGTGTCAAAACTGTGACAAAGAACTCAAAGAGCACTATGACTTTTGTCCACATTGCGGTCAAAAAACTAATGAAGAACTTACAATTAGTGTTTTGTTTTACAACACGATAAGTAACTATTTTTCATTTGATGCACGTTTTTTAAAGAGTTTTTTACCACTTTTATTGAGGCCAGGCTATCTTGCCAAAAAGTTTTTGGAAGGTAAACGATTGCTTTACCTTCATCCAGCGCAAATGTATCTGTTCATTTCGGTAGTTTTCTTTTTTATCATATCTTTTAGTACCAGAGAGCTAGTGCAAGAGGCGAATAAACTAAATGAGAAAGTCGTTAAATCAGATGCGATACAAACGGAATTAGATAGTATGAAACCAACGTTAGATTCTGTGCAAATGGCAAAATTAATGAAGCCATTGAAAGATAACTCGGAGGCACTTGGACTTAAAGATGAAGATTTTCAGATTACAGATTCTATTTTAAAAACGCAGGCTGCAAATCCAAAGAATTTAAATACCTCGTGGGATTTTGATAAAAAGAAAGTGGATTCTCTCGTTGCTGCTGGTGCTGATAAAGACATTATTTATAAAGAAATGGGTATGTCTGATGATGCGGGTTTTATAGAACGACGTTTCTTTGCTAGAATGCTAAATTTGACTGAGGGAAAGGGTGCTGGAGCTGTGATTCAAGCATTTTTTGATAGCATTCCAATTTCGATGTTTTTCTTACTACCTTTATTTGCTTTGATATTAAAGATATTTTATTTCAATAAAGGAAAGTACGCTCATCATTTGGTGTTTAGCTTTTATTACTTTTCGTTCTTATTTACAGTATTTAGTATTTTGTTCGCTGTCAATAGATTTGTTTATGACATTCCGGATTGGGTTGATTGGCTAATTGCTATATCAACTTATATCTATTTTTTCATCGCCCTTAAAAGGTTTTATGTGCAGCATTGGTTTCTTACATGGATTAAGAGCGGAGTGATCACCTTTGTGTTTTTACTCTTTGTGATACCAACAGCAGCAGGATTGATGCTAGTGTTTTCGTTTTTGACCTCTTGA